One window of the Candidatus Jettenia sp. genome contains the following:
- a CDS encoding NDP-sugar synthase yields the protein MKAMILAAGEGTRVRPITFMLPKPMIPLVRAPVMELIIQHLKSFGIDQIIINTSHLAPLIENYFRDGDRLNVQIAYSFEGKLVDGELKGEALGSAGGMKKVQDFSGFFDGTFMVVCGDAFIDLDISKVLEFHTTRKSIATIVLKDIPRANVYKYGVVQTDDTGRILKFQEKPKIEEAISTVINTGIYIFEPEVFDYIPTGVKYDIANDLFPGLLQANKPVYGVSIPFQWIDIGSIPDYWEASRLILLEKVKGYSIPGHQIKKGIHTGINLKLNLDKLKIVPPVYIGSGTSVGDGAEIRGPTVIGSNCVIEPGSIIRECLISDYTRVSSVAKLERKIIFGKNCIDPSGESLDIEEYHIGWVVDDVRKEAEISETHKLLIELAKELL from the coding sequence ATGAAAGCTATGATCCTGGCAGCAGGGGAAGGGACACGGGTAAGGCCAATAACATTTATGCTTCCCAAACCCATGATTCCCCTGGTAAGAGCGCCAGTTATGGAACTTATTATACAACACCTGAAATCCTTTGGAATTGATCAAATTATTATAAATACCAGTCATCTTGCCCCGCTTATAGAAAATTACTTCCGGGACGGAGATCGCCTGAATGTACAAATTGCCTATTCATTTGAGGGGAAGCTTGTGGATGGAGAACTCAAAGGAGAAGCCCTTGGCTCGGCTGGAGGTATGAAAAAAGTACAGGATTTTTCGGGATTCTTTGATGGAACTTTTATGGTAGTATGCGGCGATGCATTTATTGATCTTGATATATCAAAAGTCCTGGAATTCCACACAACAAGAAAATCTATTGCAACAATTGTCTTAAAAGATATTCCCCGCGCTAACGTTTATAAATACGGAGTTGTTCAGACGGATGATACAGGGCGGATTTTAAAATTCCAGGAGAAGCCGAAGATTGAGGAAGCAATTTCCACAGTGATTAATACAGGTATCTATATTTTTGAACCTGAAGTGTTTGATTATATCCCAACAGGTGTTAAATATGATATTGCAAACGACTTATTCCCCGGACTTCTTCAGGCAAACAAACCAGTCTATGGAGTATCTATCCCTTTTCAATGGATAGATATTGGCTCTATTCCTGATTATTGGGAGGCATCACGATTGATTCTCTTAGAGAAAGTGAAAGGGTATTCCATACCCGGCCATCAGATAAAAAAGGGAATTCATACAGGAATAAATCTCAAATTAAACCTGGATAAACTTAAGATCGTCCCGCCGGTATACATTGGCAGCGGTACAAGTGTTGGAGATGGAGCAGAGATACGCGGCCCTACGGTAATAGGGTCTAATTGCGTTATAGAACCCGGATCAATAATCAGGGAATGCCTTATCAGTGATTACACACGGGTAAGTAGTGTAGCAAAACTGGAAAGGAAGATTATCTTTGGTAAAAATTGTATAGACCCGTCGGGAGAATCGCTCGATATAGAAGAGTATCACATTGGATGGGTTGTGGATGATGTCAGAAAGGAAGCTGAAATTTCAGAAACTCATAAATTACTTATTGAACTTGCGAAGGAACTTTTATAA
- the arcC gene encoding carbamate kinase codes for MKDQIIVIALGGNALIREGQKGTIAEQFENIRKSLDGIVYCLKQGYAIVITHGNGPQVGNMLLMSDASRNQVPELTLSICVADTEGAIGYMIQQSLTNRLRREGIDRCVVTVVTQVIVDKHDKAFSNPTKPIGPFFTKKEAEYFRREKGWHIVEDSHRGYRRVVASPNPIEIVEERAIKKLLEAGDIAIAAGGGGIPVVVREDGDLEGVDVVIDKDLASGILARGLKADCLMMLTNVEHAFLNFKQLNEHALSRLTVDDAKKYMKEGHFPPGSMGPKIQAAINFLDWGGKSAIITSLDKVKEALQGNTGTIMVK; via the coding sequence ATGAAAGATCAAATTATCGTAATTGCCTTAGGAGGAAACGCCCTCATCCGTGAAGGGCAGAAGGGTACTATTGCAGAGCAGTTTGAGAATATCCGGAAGAGTCTGGATGGTATCGTTTACTGCTTGAAGCAAGGCTATGCAATAGTTATTACGCATGGGAATGGACCTCAGGTAGGTAATATGCTACTCATGTCAGATGCTAGTCGAAATCAGGTACCGGAACTTACCCTCAGTATCTGCGTGGCAGATACTGAGGGCGCAATAGGATATATGATCCAACAATCCTTAACCAATCGGCTGAGAAGAGAGGGAATTGATAGGTGTGTAGTTACTGTTGTTACACAGGTTATTGTCGATAAACATGATAAAGCTTTTTCAAATCCTACCAAACCCATAGGTCCTTTCTTTACGAAAAAAGAGGCGGAATACTTCCGCCGGGAAAAAGGCTGGCATATCGTGGAAGATTCTCATAGAGGATACCGGCGGGTTGTTGCTTCTCCGAACCCTATCGAGATTGTAGAAGAGCGGGCTATAAAAAAGCTGTTGGAAGCGGGTGATATTGCCATAGCAGCCGGTGGTGGGGGCATTCCGGTTGTTGTGAGAGAAGATGGAGACCTGGAAGGTGTTGATGTTGTGATTGACAAGGATCTTGCTTCTGGTATTCTGGCACGGGGTCTCAAGGCAGATTGTCTTATGATGCTTACGAATGTGGAACATGCCTTCTTAAACTTCAAACAATTAAACGAACATGCCCTTAGTAGATTAACCGTAGATGACGCTAAAAAATATATGAAAGAAGGTCACTTTCCTCCAGGGAGTATGGGCCCGAAAATTCAAGCAGCCATAAATTTCCTGGATTGGGGAGGAAAATCAGCAATTATTACCTCTCTTGATAAAGTTAAAGAGGCATTGCAAGGTAATACGGGTACAATAATGGTAAAGTAA
- a CDS encoding DUF4258 domain-containing protein → MPRQTIEKIRDTMRSGNYDMTYHAVEEMAEDSLDICDIESAILRGKIKKTEKNDPRGVKFVIEGTGTDRSTIIGVVGRFKETGVFLIITVYKIT, encoded by the coding sequence ATGCCTCGGCAAACAATTGAAAAGATACGTGATACCATGAGATCGGGTAACTATGATATGACGTATCATGCTGTAGAAGAAATGGCAGAGGACAGCCTTGATATTTGTGATATTGAAAGTGCCATTTTACGTGGTAAAATTAAAAAGACAGAAAAAAATGACCCTCGTGGCGTCAAATTTGTGATAGAAGGAACAGGTACGGATCGCTCTACAATAATAGGAGTAGTGGGTCGTTTTAAGGAAACAGGAGTTTTCCTAATCATAACGGTTTACAAAATTACCTGA
- a CDS encoding peptidylprolyl isomerase — MSKKQWSSPPAMLIDPKKIYYATMETEKGTIELQLYPQYAPKTVNNFVFLTREGFYDGIKFHRVISDFMIQGGDPTGTGRGGPGYKFEDEVKGNPLTHETGVISMANAGPNTNGSQFFITHSPQPHLNGKHTVFGKVTSGKDVVDAIRQGDMITKVTIREAEGS, encoded by the coding sequence ATGAGTAAGAAACAATGGAGCAGTCCACCAGCAATGTTGATCGATCCCAAGAAAATTTACTATGCAACGATGGAAACCGAAAAAGGTACGATTGAACTACAACTCTATCCGCAATATGCCCCGAAAACAGTCAACAACTTCGTTTTCCTGACTCGAGAAGGCTTTTACGATGGCATCAAGTTTCATCGAGTAATCAGCGACTTCATGATCCAGGGTGGTGATCCCACAGGCACCGGTAGAGGTGGTCCCGGATATAAATTTGAGGATGAGGTAAAAGGAAATCCCCTGACTCATGAGACTGGAGTGATCTCAATGGCCAACGCAGGACCAAATACCAACGGGAGCCAATTTTTTATCACACACTCACCACAACCACATCTCAACGGCAAACATACTGTCTTTGGTAAAGTAACCAGCGGCAAGGATGTCGTGGATGCAATCCGTCAGGGCGATATGATTACTAAGGTAACTATTCGCGAAGCTGAAGGTTCTTAA
- a CDS encoding HEAT repeat domain-containing protein encodes MSENSCIYAEKIRIKIYTILLISISIVSFSGCGIFSKKVTIDNVVTKTDIELQRKLEEWTEQLYSNDPTVRSSAAVSLLGLNLLHAQEPLVKILRNSGEREDVQISVINAFGFTKDDRATDILIDLLDSESAPIQTAAAESLEKLKTRNSIRKMSETMLDPKQSISVKLLLAKSLGNTNDRDAVDPLIKTLSMDDIRLRQVAMESLEKITKQPNMNDSAWWREWWTRNRSKTREQWLEDIVSKQEENTQQLESKIEELNFEIAQKFIKLLEARSDKMDSKPLIEAMESDYPNVRIFAVKELVKIKEPSVINALINAISDEQEEVRIEVVQALGEIDNDDRVIKPLIQSLSDTSLAVRQEAAKALGKLGNREAEEDLILALNNNTDISLICSIIESLGQIGDTRAVDPLITFLGHKEPKARECTAAALGKIRDARAMEPLIDALNDEQERVRWYAADGLGKIGDPLCVESLIKLLSDPSARVRESAVTALGQIGNQQSIESLLKALQDVDKRVADQAAESLLNIKKIDFEVMDSIATTFSTNKDYKRAEIILERQIAEYSTKPEFKEEILQTKIKLAKTLFTMKDLQKALGIYEELVKQFPDDDTIKIHLIQCLKEMKQFDRALEWYTIWIKETSRNNQLCWQGRLDIANAMLEQGKYENIKSLIDSLQMEDPNLGGNEFKQNFQRLKDVSVRELFNSKTVSQKLELEESLNVENKK; translated from the coding sequence ATGTCAGAAAACAGTTGTATATATGCAGAAAAAATCAGAATAAAGATTTATACGATACTACTCATCTCAATAAGTATAGTAAGTTTTTCAGGATGTGGTATATTTTCTAAGAAAGTTACCATAGATAATGTAGTGACAAAAACTGATATTGAACTTCAGCGCAAGTTAGAGGAATGGACAGAACAGCTCTACTCTAACGACCCCACAGTAAGAAGCTCCGCGGCAGTTTCTCTTCTTGGTTTAAACCTTCTTCATGCACAGGAACCATTGGTAAAGATATTAAGGAATAGCGGTGAGCGTGAGGATGTGCAGATATCTGTCATTAATGCATTTGGATTCACCAAAGATGACCGCGCAACAGATATTTTGATCGATTTACTGGATAGCGAATCCGCTCCAATTCAAACTGCTGCAGCCGAATCACTTGAAAAGTTGAAAACAAGAAATTCTATACGGAAAATGTCTGAGACAATGCTCGATCCTAAACAGTCTATAAGTGTTAAGTTATTACTGGCGAAGTCATTGGGCAATACAAATGACCGGGATGCTGTCGATCCCTTGATTAAAACGCTTTCAATGGATGACATCAGATTAAGGCAAGTGGCCATGGAATCTCTGGAAAAGATTACAAAACAACCCAACATGAATGATTCAGCATGGTGGAGAGAGTGGTGGACCCGTAACAGATCAAAAACACGTGAACAATGGCTTGAGGATATTGTATCAAAGCAGGAAGAGAATACACAACAGTTGGAATCAAAGATTGAGGAATTAAACTTCGAAATAGCCCAAAAGTTTATTAAACTGCTTGAAGCTCGGTCCGATAAAATGGACTCAAAGCCATTAATTGAGGCGATGGAGAGTGATTATCCCAATGTAAGGATATTTGCTGTAAAAGAATTGGTAAAGATTAAGGAACCATCAGTAATCAATGCATTAATAAATGCCATATCAGACGAACAGGAGGAGGTTCGCATCGAAGTGGTTCAGGCATTGGGAGAAATTGATAATGACGATAGAGTCATCAAGCCCTTAATTCAGTCTTTAAGCGACACAAGCCTTGCGGTCAGACAAGAAGCGGCAAAGGCCTTAGGTAAACTGGGAAATCGTGAAGCAGAAGAAGATTTAATTTTAGCATTAAATAATAATACCGATATCTCTCTTATATGTTCTATAATAGAATCTTTAGGGCAGATTGGAGATACACGGGCGGTTGATCCTCTCATTACCTTTTTAGGACATAAAGAACCAAAAGCACGGGAATGCACAGCCGCTGCCCTTGGAAAGATACGTGATGCGCGCGCAATGGAGCCTTTAATTGACGCTTTGAACGATGAACAAGAGCGCGTACGTTGGTATGCCGCTGATGGCTTAGGGAAAATTGGTGATCCTCTCTGCGTAGAATCACTTATCAAATTACTTTCTGACCCCAGTGCGCGGGTAAGAGAATCTGCCGTAACGGCGTTGGGACAGATAGGGAATCAACAATCGATAGAATCGTTATTAAAAGCGCTTCAGGACGTTGATAAACGGGTCGCAGATCAAGCTGCCGAATCTCTCCTGAATATAAAAAAGATAGATTTTGAGGTTATGGATTCTATAGCAACTACCTTTTCTACCAACAAGGATTATAAAAGGGCGGAAATTATTTTAGAAAGGCAAATTGCAGAATATTCAACAAAGCCAGAATTCAAAGAAGAGATTTTACAAACTAAGATTAAATTAGCCAAAACACTCTTTACCATGAAAGACCTTCAGAAGGCGCTTGGTATTTATGAAGAGCTGGTAAAACAATTTCCGGACGATGATACCATAAAAATTCATCTTATACAGTGCTTAAAAGAGATGAAACAATTTGATCGTGCCCTGGAATGGTATACCATTTGGATCAAAGAAACATCCCGAAATAATCAATTATGCTGGCAAGGCCGTTTGGATATCGCAAATGCTATGCTTGAACAAGGAAAGTATGAGAATATAAAAAGTCTCATCGATAGCTTACAAATGGAAGATCCTAATTTAGGCGGAAACGAATTCAAGCAAAATTTCCAAAGATTAAAAGATGTGTCCGTAAGGGAATTATTCAATTCAAAAACGGTAAGCCAAAAATTAGAATTGGAAGAGTCCTTAAATGTTGAAAATAAAAAATAG
- a CDS encoding UvrD-helicase domain-containing protein, which yields MQKPIDDATRKLAVFEQERNIVVTAGAGTGKTTLLVNRILHVLLGHKRLQTEESPIQKLVAMTFTEKAASDIKMRLLGELEKIVAVIKGNASEDEKMKGEAFLAHIRDTYQVTYREIERRARKSLEDMDKAVIGTIHSFAAYILRLYPVESGVVPGFVVDEGDVFDELFDKEWTRWLDTELILASPHANIWKYVLKRLDLGSLKELAKRLSGFTIPFNSLTSRSNDEWYHTILDPLRNEINKIIPSCEKPKNNLLSRLQELLKILDTIKKEGVRHLNNLEYDLDKKASEAKAGWINGGFEIAQALVKESHNLLKKLKTVDDEFIKVILDLIIPFAKAFRQTYISQGYVSFDGLLTLTRDLLLNSEYRFIRDRLKSEFKAILVDEFQDTDPVQYEIVLFLSEVSGNYSKEAREVVLEPGKLFIVGDPKQSIYSFRRADIEAYEQVVKQICGPNEVLKLQENFRSHGGIIDVINQLFDGRIMIERPGLQPCYIPIHANRPKVHPSQTVEIILVSDNEGKEMKADESREAEAEWIARWIIKQVNNEAIRDELAENKLRKLRYKDVALLLRAFTQVRPYIEAFKRYGIPYLVEGEKYFYTTQEILDFMNLLRIIENPYDTIALAGVLRSPMVGLTDREIYKLRIHNLFDYRKDISDEILNGHGPIQRDENNSFLAFLEEDKGNSFSFSKEDQESSPPSLKENQTNPPPFLKGDQGGLKENDKTLNQPDFIPIVKEFYDLLRKFHARAGILPVSQLIDEIMDNTHIAEITASAWHGEQKLANLRKLYQMACDQEQSETISLKTFIDRITRRIKEAKEEGESPLSDETLDVVKILTIHKSKGLEFPIVILGNLHGEVRNDNEVLGPAVFDWSTSTTGIVIGRGDRQVRNLHSILIEKKLNDRSWEEEKRILYVAMTRAKERLILTGLLKYDDRSYMGLITQSMKEPAGIEFDNEIVTSSSSLPADSENSPSSPSTKTPEISSFLRENKENSSPFLKGNQGGLKNNSSRRKKISLGNTEIFVEHFKFDGIRRPSKAQKGKKWNADWASWVEIWKKRKQAMDEIKQIPIFISPTSLSKEGMIYQETNSAFSDRVGKIVEDHLNAMLIGSVCHYVLERWDFHGRKKNSVD from the coding sequence ATGCAAAAGCCTATCGATGATGCTACAAGAAAACTTGCGGTATTCGAACAGGAGAGAAATATAGTTGTGACGGCTGGTGCAGGAACTGGCAAGACTACACTTCTGGTAAATCGGATATTGCACGTGCTTTTAGGCCACAAAAGGCTTCAAACAGAAGAAAGCCCTATCCAAAAACTAGTTGCCATGACGTTTACCGAGAAGGCTGCCAGCGATATAAAGATGAGATTGCTGGGAGAACTGGAAAAGATTGTCGCTGTTATCAAGGGAAATGCCTCAGAAGATGAGAAGATGAAAGGAGAAGCGTTTCTGGCTCACATCCGTGATACCTATCAGGTAACGTATCGTGAAATTGAACGTCGCGCAAGGAAATCCCTTGAGGACATGGATAAAGCCGTTATTGGAACGATTCACAGCTTTGCCGCCTATATCCTGCGCCTGTATCCTGTTGAATCAGGTGTAGTGCCCGGGTTCGTAGTGGACGAAGGGGATGTCTTTGATGAATTATTTGATAAAGAATGGACACGGTGGCTGGATACAGAGCTTATCCTCGCTTCCCCTCATGCAAATATCTGGAAATATGTACTCAAGCGATTAGACCTTGGATCGCTTAAGGAATTAGCAAAACGCTTGTCAGGGTTTACTATCCCTTTCAACTCTCTCACGTCGAGGTCTAATGATGAATGGTACCATACGATACTAGATCCTTTACGGAATGAAATTAACAAAATTATCCCTTCCTGTGAAAAACCAAAGAACAACCTTCTTTCACGGTTACAGGAATTATTAAAGATTCTTGATACAATAAAGAAAGAAGGTGTTCGCCACTTGAACAACCTGGAGTACGACCTTGATAAGAAAGCTTCCGAGGCAAAGGCGGGATGGATAAATGGAGGATTTGAAATAGCGCAGGCGCTGGTAAAAGAGAGTCATAATCTATTAAAGAAGTTAAAAACTGTTGATGATGAGTTTATAAAGGTCATATTAGACCTCATCATCCCTTTTGCAAAGGCTTTTCGGCAAACGTATATATCACAGGGGTATGTCTCTTTTGATGGTCTTCTTACCTTAACCAGAGATTTACTCCTGAATAGTGAATACCGTTTTATTCGGGATAGACTGAAATCTGAGTTCAAGGCTATACTCGTGGATGAGTTTCAGGATACCGACCCTGTTCAGTACGAGATTGTTCTTTTTCTTTCGGAGGTATCGGGAAACTATAGCAAGGAAGCCCGTGAGGTAGTCCTTGAGCCGGGAAAGCTTTTTATTGTTGGCGATCCCAAACAATCCATTTATTCCTTCCGCAGGGCAGATATTGAGGCCTATGAACAGGTAGTAAAACAGATTTGCGGGCCGAACGAGGTTTTAAAATTACAGGAAAATTTTAGAAGTCATGGTGGTATCATTGATGTAATAAACCAGTTGTTTGATGGAAGAATCATGATAGAACGGCCTGGCTTGCAACCCTGTTATATTCCCATCCATGCCAATAGACCAAAGGTCCATCCCTCACAAACAGTTGAGATCATCCTTGTGTCTGATAATGAAGGGAAGGAGATGAAAGCCGATGAATCGAGGGAGGCTGAGGCCGAGTGGATTGCACGATGGATAATAAAACAAGTAAATAATGAAGCTATAAGGGATGAATTGGCAGAGAATAAACTGCGAAAGCTTCGATACAAGGATGTTGCCTTGCTTCTGCGTGCATTTACCCAGGTAAGGCCGTATATTGAGGCCTTTAAACGATACGGTATTCCTTACCTTGTAGAAGGTGAAAAATACTTCTATACCACTCAGGAAATTCTCGATTTTATGAATCTCCTCCGTATCATAGAAAACCCTTACGATACGATTGCCCTGGCAGGTGTGCTGCGTTCACCTATGGTAGGCTTAACCGACCGTGAGATATATAAACTTCGTATACACAATTTGTTCGATTACCGCAAAGACATCTCAGATGAAATTCTGAATGGGCACGGACCGATACAGAGGGATGAAAATAATTCTTTTCTCGCTTTTCTGGAGGAAGATAAAGGGAATTCCTTCTCTTTTTCAAAAGAGGATCAAGAGAGTTCTCCCCCTTCTCTCAAGGAAAATCAAACAAATCCTCCCCCTTTTCTAAAGGGGGATCAAGGGGGATTAAAAGAAAATGACAAAACCCTGAATCAACCCGATTTTATACCCATAGTAAAAGAGTTTTATGATCTTCTTAGAAAATTCCATGCTCGTGCAGGTATACTTCCCGTTTCTCAGCTTATTGACGAGATTATGGACAATACCCATATTGCCGAGATTACCGCCTCTGCATGGCACGGCGAACAGAAGCTGGCTAACCTCCGGAAACTCTACCAGATGGCATGCGATCAGGAACAATCTGAGACGATTTCTTTGAAAACCTTCATCGATCGTATAACCCGGCGAATAAAGGAGGCGAAGGAAGAGGGAGAGAGTCCTCTTTCTGATGAGACGCTGGATGTTGTGAAAATCCTGACAATCCATAAATCGAAGGGGTTAGAATTTCCTATCGTAATCCTGGGTAACTTACATGGTGAAGTAAGAAATGATAATGAAGTCCTGGGTCCGGCAGTATTCGATTGGTCTACATCTACAACGGGCATAGTGATCGGCAGAGGGGACCGGCAAGTAAGGAATCTGCACAGTATTCTTATTGAAAAGAAGTTGAATGACCGTTCATGGGAAGAAGAGAAACGAATCCTCTATGTGGCAATGACCAGGGCAAAGGAACGACTCATCCTTACCGGTTTATTGAAGTACGACGATAGATCCTATATGGGACTGATTACACAATCGATGAAGGAACCCGCAGGTATTGAGTTTGATAACGAAATAGTTACGAGCAGTAGCAGCTTGCCCGCAGATTCAGAAAATAGCCCTTCATCACCTTCTACAAAAACGCCGGAAATTTCCTCTTTTCTCAGGGAGAACAAAGAGAATTCTTCCCCTTTTCTAAAGGGGAATCAAGGAGGATTAAAAAACAATTCCTCCAGGAGAAAAAAAATCTCTTTAGGAAATACAGAGATTTTTGTAGAACATTTCAAATTCGACGGCATACGTCGTCCCTCAAAAGCCCAAAAAGGGAAAAAGTGGAATGCCGATTGGGCATCCTGGGTGGAAATATGGAAAAAGCGTAAACAGGCAATGGATGAGATAAAACAAATCCCCATCTTTATCTCTCCAACTTCTCTTTCTAAGGAAGGAATGATTTACCAGGAAACCAATTCTGCTTTCAGTGACAGAGTCGGAAAGATTGTTGAAGACCATTTAAATGCTATGCTAATTGGCTCCGTGTGCCATTATGTATTGGAGAGATGGGATTTTCACGGGCGAAAGAAGAACTCTGTAGATTGA
- a CDS encoding cyclic 2,3-diphosphoglycerate synthase, with protein sequence MPKRKKIIIMGAAGRDFHNFNMCFRDNSEYEVIAFTATQIPNIAERQYPPLLAGKLYPKGIPIEPEQKLITLIKSHAIDEVVFSYSDVSYQYVMHKASLVNVAGAQFTLLGARQTMVKSKKPVIAICAVRTGCGKSPTSRKVCKILKELGKKVVVIRHPMPYGDLAKQRIQRFASYDDLKRHDCTIEEIEEYEPHIEHNTVVYAGVDYEAILREAEQEADIILWDGGNNDIPFYVPDMHITIVDPHRTGHEITYYPGETNLLMAHSIIISKEDTAEPENVKYLKEQVKLLNPSAIIMDAALPITVEEPELIKGKRVLVIEDGPTLTHGGMAFGAGVLAAEKYGAGEIIDPRPFAIGSIAETFRNYPHIGKLLPAMGYGHSQKEELQETIHRIPCDMVIIGTPIDLRKLIFIDKPTDRVRYELQEISTPTLKELIEKKLL encoded by the coding sequence ATGCCAAAGAGAAAAAAAATCATTATCATGGGAGCGGCTGGACGGGACTTTCACAACTTTAATATGTGCTTTCGTGATAATTCCGAATATGAAGTGATCGCATTTACAGCAACACAAATACCAAATATTGCCGAAAGGCAATACCCTCCTTTATTAGCGGGTAAACTATACCCAAAGGGTATCCCTATCGAACCGGAACAAAAATTAATAACGCTTATAAAATCCCATGCTATTGACGAGGTGGTATTTTCTTACAGCGATGTGTCGTATCAATATGTTATGCACAAAGCGAGCCTTGTGAATGTAGCAGGTGCACAGTTTACTCTCCTCGGTGCAAGGCAAACTATGGTAAAGAGTAAAAAACCCGTTATTGCTATCTGTGCTGTAAGGACAGGTTGTGGCAAGAGTCCAACTTCACGAAAGGTTTGCAAGATTCTCAAGGAATTGGGGAAGAAGGTTGTTGTTATAAGGCATCCTATGCCTTATGGTGATCTTGCCAAACAGCGTATACAGCGATTTGCCTCCTATGATGACCTTAAAAGACATGACTGTACTATCGAGGAAATTGAAGAATATGAGCCCCATATAGAACATAACACGGTGGTGTATGCAGGAGTCGATTATGAAGCTATTTTACGAGAAGCTGAACAGGAGGCAGATATTATTCTCTGGGATGGAGGTAATAACGATATCCCTTTTTATGTGCCTGATATGCATATTACCATCGTTGACCCGCACCGGACAGGACATGAGATTACCTACTATCCAGGAGAAACAAATCTCCTCATGGCACATAGTATTATCATAAGTAAGGAAGATACGGCGGAGCCGGAGAATGTAAAGTACCTGAAAGAGCAGGTAAAATTATTAAACCCAAGCGCTATCATTATGGATGCTGCATTACCAATAACTGTTGAAGAGCCGGAACTGATAAAGGGCAAACGAGTATTGGTTATAGAGGATGGGCCAACCTTAACCCATGGTGGTATGGCCTTTGGTGCCGGAGTCCTGGCAGCAGAGAAATATGGCGCAGGGGAGATTATCGATCCAAGGCCCTTTGCCATAGGATCTATTGCTGAAACATTCAGAAATTATCCTCACATAGGAAAATTGTTGCCTGCGATGGGCTATGGACATTCCCAAAAAGAAGAGTTACAGGAAACCATACATCGTATTCCATGCGATATGGTGATTATTGGCACACCCATTGACTTAAGGAAGCTTATCTTTATAGATAAACCAACTGATAGGGTTCGATATGAACTACAAGAAATAAGCACACCTACCCTGAAAGAACTTATAGAAAAAAAATTATTGTAG